A region from the Leopardus geoffroyi isolate Oge1 chromosome C2, O.geoffroyi_Oge1_pat1.0, whole genome shotgun sequence genome encodes:
- the CSTA gene encoding cystatin-A: MIPGGLSEAKPATPEIQEIANEVKHQLEEKTNETYQKFEAIEYKTQVVAGINYYIKVQVGDNRYIHIKVFKGLPVQDSSLTLTGYQTGKSEDDELTGF, translated from the exons ATGATACCTGGAGGCTTAAGTGAAGCCAAACCTGCCACTCCAGAAATCCAAGAGATTGCTAACGAG GTTAAACATCAgcttgaagaaaaaacaaatgagactTACCAAAAATTTGAAGCTATAGAGTACAAAACTCAAGTGGTTGCCGGAATAAATTACTACATTAAG gtGCAAGTAGGTGATAATAGATATATTCACATTAAAGTATTCAAAGGTCTTCCAGTACAAGATTCATCTTTGACACTTACTGGTTACCAGACTGGCAAAAGTGAGGACGATGAGCTGACAGGCTTTTAG